One part of the Mangrovibacillus cuniculi genome encodes these proteins:
- a CDS encoding aminotransferase class V-fold PLP-dependent enzyme: MKDTTSVYEQIANQIIGREAEFVSPYGKKKILYADWTASGRLYEPIEERISYLFGAYMGNTHTETSITGTIMTEAYKEARQIIKSHVGAADKDVLLFTGTGMTGAICKLQRILGLCIHEKYQSFVPLSENDRPIVFITHMEHHSNHTSWLETICEVVVIPATKNGDVCLTSLEQSLEKYQNRKVKIGSFTACSNVTGIQTNYHDLARLMHQYGGVCFVDFSASAPYVPITMHPAVEEEKLDAIFFSPHKFLGGPGASGVVVFSSDLYKNTTPDQPGGGTVEWTNPWGEKSYVKDIEAREDGGTPGILQAIRAALAVKLKEQMDPTFIKRREEELVHLLFHHLKQIDSLVILESTRKDRLPIVSVFTPNCHYNLLVKLLNDVFGVQVRGGCACAGTYGHYLFSISKEMSHYITSEIDHGNKRPKPGWVRISLHPTMTNEEVKYISNAIKYILYHLEDLENDYLYCNKTNEYIHRNEEKINTKSWFELTTM, translated from the coding sequence TTGAAAGATACTACAAGCGTATATGAACAAATAGCTAATCAAATCATTGGTCGAGAGGCGGAATTCGTTAGTCCATATGGGAAGAAAAAAATTCTATATGCTGATTGGACGGCAAGTGGAAGATTATATGAACCAATCGAGGAGAGAATCTCTTATTTGTTCGGCGCATATATGGGAAATACTCACACGGAAACAAGTATCACTGGAACCATCATGACGGAAGCATATAAAGAAGCAAGACAAATCATTAAGTCACATGTAGGTGCAGCGGATAAGGACGTATTACTATTCACTGGAACAGGCATGACTGGCGCAATTTGTAAATTACAACGAATATTAGGACTCTGTATTCACGAAAAGTATCAATCTTTTGTTCCACTATCGGAAAACGATCGACCAATAGTTTTTATCACACATATGGAACACCATTCCAATCATACCAGTTGGTTAGAGACAATATGTGAAGTGGTGGTTATCCCTGCTACGAAGAATGGTGATGTATGTCTAACTTCCCTGGAACAGTCCTTAGAAAAATACCAGAACAGAAAAGTAAAAATAGGTTCTTTTACCGCTTGTTCTAATGTAACAGGAATTCAAACGAATTATCACGATTTGGCCAGGTTGATGCATCAATATGGTGGTGTATGTTTTGTCGATTTTTCTGCATCGGCACCATATGTGCCAATAACTATGCATCCAGCTGTCGAAGAGGAGAAGCTGGATGCTATCTTCTTTTCTCCTCACAAATTTTTAGGAGGGCCTGGAGCTTCTGGTGTAGTTGTTTTCTCCAGTGATTTATATAAAAATACTACCCCTGACCAACCAGGAGGAGGAACGGTTGAATGGACTAATCCATGGGGAGAAAAATCATACGTAAAAGATATTGAAGCGAGAGAAGACGGAGGAACGCCTGGCATTTTACAAGCCATTCGCGCAGCACTCGCTGTAAAACTAAAAGAACAAATGGATCCTACATTCATTAAAAGAAGAGAGGAAGAATTAGTACATCTACTCTTTCATCATTTAAAGCAAATAGATTCTTTGGTTATATTAGAATCTACTAGAAAAGATCGTTTGCCAATTGTCTCTGTCTTTACTCCAAATTGCCACTATAACTTGTTGGTGAAACTATTAAATGATGTTTTTGGTGTTCAAGTGCGCGGAGGATGTGCCTGTGCAGGAACTTATGGTCATTATTTATTCTCGATATCTAAAGAAATGTCACACTATATCACGTCAGAAATTGACCATGGTAATAAGCGGCCTAAGCCAGGTTGGGTAAGAATTTCTCTTCATCCAACTATGACAAATGAAGAAGTGAAATATATAAGTAATGCAATTAAATATATACTTTATCATTTAGAAGACTTAGAGAACGATTATCTTTATTGTAATAAAACGAATGAATACATCCATCGAAACGAAGAAAAAATCAATACGAAATCATGGTTTGAGTTAACAACTATGTAA
- the mutS gene encoding DNA mismatch repair protein MutS: MTQQYTPMIQQYLSIKADYQDAFLFFRLGDFYEMFFQDAIDASQLLEITLTSRDGGGKERIPMCGVPYHSARNYIERLLDKGCKVAICEQVEDPKHTKGVVKREVVQLITPGTIMEGSGLHDKENHFMGAVQKGDGSTFGVAISDLTTGENRLLSLEGTQEVLLQELLLLEIKEVVLSTDLESLAKIIQERTSIIVSFEDDLVESSLVHSTFQVTAKEAAKRLLSYLYRTQKRSLDHLQPFEQVISKQFVKIDYFSKKNLELTETIREKGRKGSLLWLMDETKTAMGGRLLKQWMDRPLLAKDAIEYRLQLVELWKERFFEREDLREQLKEVYDLERLAGRVAFGNVNARDLVQLRKSLQQIPVITSIIHSLNSDVADELVSSIDPCEDLTDLLERAIVEQPPLSIKEGGYIREGFNDELDQYKDASTNGKTWLAELEKTERERTGIKNLKIGYNRIFGYFIEITKANISLLNDDRYERKQTLANAERYITPELKEKESVILSAQEKSIDLEYHLFVEIREQVKEFIPRLQQLAKTVSTLDVLQCFATVAEKYHYVKPTFTSDGSLMIKEGRHPVVEKVMNSQNYVPNDCKLHDGRSMYLITGPNMSGKSTYMRQIALISILAQMGSYVPAQEAQLPIFDQVFTRIGAADDLVSGQSTFMVEMLEARNAIVHATKDSLILFDEIGRGTSTYDGMALAQAMMEHIHEHIGSKTLFSTHYHELTALENELHGLKNVHVRATEHEGKVVFLHSVRDGAADKSYGIHVAELAELPKSLIKRAEEILHSLETGKEHYAQKEIAVTKEEKPSQLSLFIEEESKSLEKKPSSKENAIMKELTALNVMEMTPLDAMNALYALQKKARK; this comes from the coding sequence ATGACACAGCAGTATACACCGATGATTCAACAATATTTATCAATAAAAGCAGATTACCAAGACGCGTTTTTATTTTTCCGCCTTGGTGATTTTTATGAGATGTTTTTTCAAGATGCTATCGATGCATCTCAATTACTAGAAATAACACTAACTAGCCGAGATGGTGGTGGAAAAGAAAGAATTCCTATGTGTGGAGTGCCATATCATTCAGCTAGAAACTATATTGAAAGACTCCTAGACAAAGGGTGTAAAGTTGCTATCTGTGAACAAGTAGAGGACCCTAAACATACAAAGGGTGTTGTTAAACGTGAAGTGGTACAGCTTATAACACCTGGTACGATTATGGAAGGATCTGGGCTTCATGATAAAGAAAATCACTTTATGGGAGCGGTTCAAAAGGGTGATGGCAGCACATTTGGTGTAGCAATTTCTGACTTAACTACAGGAGAGAATCGTTTGCTTTCATTGGAAGGTACACAGGAAGTCTTACTGCAAGAACTCCTTTTGTTGGAAATAAAAGAAGTAGTACTTTCTACTGATTTGGAAAGTTTAGCAAAGATTATACAAGAGAGAACCTCTATCATTGTTTCCTTTGAAGATGATTTAGTAGAATCCTCTCTCGTACATTCAACTTTCCAAGTAACTGCTAAAGAAGCTGCAAAGCGTCTCTTATCTTATCTATATCGAACGCAAAAAAGATCACTAGATCATTTGCAACCATTTGAACAAGTTATTTCTAAGCAATTCGTGAAGATTGATTATTTCTCTAAGAAAAATTTGGAGTTAACGGAGACAATCCGTGAAAAAGGAAGAAAAGGTTCCCTTCTATGGCTAATGGATGAAACTAAAACAGCAATGGGAGGTCGTCTTTTAAAACAATGGATGGATCGACCGTTGTTAGCGAAGGATGCGATTGAGTATCGTCTTCAACTAGTTGAGTTGTGGAAAGAACGCTTTTTTGAAAGAGAAGATTTGCGTGAACAATTGAAAGAAGTGTATGACTTAGAACGACTTGCTGGAAGAGTGGCATTTGGAAATGTAAATGCTAGAGACCTTGTCCAACTTCGTAAATCACTCCAACAAATCCCAGTGATTACCTCCATTATTCATTCATTGAATAGTGATGTAGCGGATGAGTTGGTTTCTTCCATCGATCCTTGTGAAGACTTAACGGACCTGTTAGAAAGAGCAATTGTGGAGCAACCTCCTCTCTCAATTAAAGAAGGTGGGTATATTCGAGAAGGCTTCAACGATGAACTGGATCAATATAAAGATGCTAGTACAAATGGTAAAACTTGGTTAGCGGAGCTAGAGAAAACAGAGCGCGAACGAACTGGTATAAAGAATTTGAAAATAGGATACAATCGAATTTTTGGGTACTTTATTGAAATTACGAAAGCAAATATTTCTTTATTAAACGATGATCGTTATGAGCGAAAGCAGACGCTTGCAAATGCAGAAAGATACATTACCCCTGAATTAAAAGAAAAAGAGTCCGTCATTCTTTCCGCTCAAGAAAAAAGTATTGATCTAGAGTACCATTTATTTGTAGAAATCAGAGAACAAGTAAAAGAGTTTATTCCAAGGCTTCAACAATTAGCGAAAACAGTTTCTACTTTAGATGTCTTACAGTGTTTTGCTACGGTAGCGGAGAAATATCATTATGTGAAACCTACGTTTACGAGTGATGGCAGTCTTATGATTAAAGAAGGACGTCATCCAGTTGTAGAGAAAGTAATGAATTCTCAAAACTATGTTCCTAACGACTGTAAACTTCATGATGGACGCTCCATGTACTTGATCACTGGGCCAAATATGTCTGGTAAATCGACTTATATGAGACAAATAGCGTTGATCTCCATCTTAGCTCAAATGGGTTCCTATGTCCCTGCGCAAGAAGCCCAGCTACCAATTTTTGATCAAGTTTTTACTAGAATTGGTGCGGCGGATGATTTAGTATCAGGGCAAAGTACATTTATGGTCGAAATGTTAGAAGCGAGAAATGCCATTGTTCATGCAACAAAAGATTCCTTAATTCTGTTTGACGAAATTGGTCGAGGAACTTCCACATATGATGGAATGGCGCTGGCTCAAGCAATGATGGAGCATATTCATGAGCATATTGGTTCCAAGACATTATTCTCCACTCATTACCATGAATTAACTGCTTTAGAGAACGAGTTGCATGGTCTAAAAAATGTGCACGTACGCGCTACAGAGCATGAAGGAAAAGTCGTCTTCTTACACAGTGTTCGAGATGGTGCAGCGGATAAAAGTTACGGTATTCATGTCGCTGAATTAGCAGAATTACCGAAATCTCTCATTAAACGGGCAGAAGAAATACTCCACTCTTTGGAAACTGGCAAAGAACATTACGCCCAAAAAGAAATCGCAGTGACAAAAGAAGAAAAACCATCACAACTTTCTCTATTCATAGAAGAAGAATCGAAATCTTTAGAAAAAAAACCTTCTAGTAAAGAAAATGCAATTATGAAGGAGTTAACTGCATTAAACGTAATGGAAATGACACCATTAGATGCAATGAATGCATTATACGCTTTACAGAAAAAAGCTAGGAAATGA
- the mutL gene encoding DNA mismatch repair endonuclease MutL: MGVIRQLDDALANKIAAGEVVERPASVVKELVENSIDAGATVIEVDLVEAGLESIRIIDNGSGIQEDDVLTAFSRHATSKIVDERDLFRIKSLGFRGEALPSIASVSHLTIRTSTGDAAGTLLKLEGGIVKQHDKTTSRRGTDIHVENLFFNTPARLKYVKTIHTELGTITDVMNRLALSHPEISFRVRHGERTLLQTNGQGDVRHVLASIYGLNVAKMMRYVEGSSLDFQVKGFVALPEICRASRNYVSTIVNGRYVKNSMINRAIQDGFHTLLPIGRYPIAHLHIEMDPSLVDVNVHPSKMEVRLSKEQELFAIISQSVKDVFRQETLIPSATAPHVKRTREQPKTEQPSFELDHKQIEGQKTEPIEVEKVEITPKKDIISESQDVYQPEEKPVLEDVLVVQEMEMQPDNHKERIPPLYPIGQMHGTYIIAQNETGLYLVDQHAAQERIKYEFYRDKIGQVDHEVQELLVPLTFDVSGSEAMALEEHREILKKFGLHLEDFGHNSYCLRAHPTWFPKGEEVDMVEGILEQVKQTKKVDIAKLREETAIMMSCKASIKANHHLRNDEIQQLLDTLRDSQDPFTCPHGRPIIISFSVYELEKMFKRVI, translated from the coding sequence ATGGGAGTTATTCGACAGCTTGATGACGCCTTAGCAAATAAGATAGCAGCTGGAGAGGTGGTAGAACGTCCCGCTTCTGTAGTGAAAGAACTCGTGGAAAACTCTATTGATGCGGGAGCAACGGTCATAGAAGTAGACTTGGTGGAAGCGGGATTAGAAAGCATTAGAATTATTGATAATGGATCTGGGATACAAGAAGATGACGTCTTAACTGCTTTTTCTAGACATGCTACAAGTAAAATCGTTGATGAACGTGACTTGTTTCGTATTAAATCCTTAGGTTTTAGAGGAGAAGCATTACCTAGTATTGCATCCGTTTCGCATCTTACCATTCGAACAAGCACTGGTGATGCAGCTGGTACATTACTGAAGCTTGAAGGTGGAATTGTAAAACAACATGATAAAACCACAAGTCGTAGAGGAACGGACATCCATGTAGAGAACTTATTCTTTAATACACCTGCACGTTTGAAATATGTGAAAACCATTCATACAGAATTAGGTACAATTACAGATGTAATGAATCGTTTAGCTCTTTCTCACCCGGAGATATCCTTTCGAGTTCGTCACGGGGAACGGACATTATTACAGACGAATGGACAAGGGGATGTTAGACATGTACTAGCATCTATTTATGGGCTAAACGTTGCAAAAATGATGAGATATGTTGAAGGTTCATCTTTGGACTTTCAAGTCAAAGGATTTGTAGCTTTACCTGAAATTTGTAGGGCATCACGTAATTATGTATCCACTATTGTAAATGGGAGATACGTGAAAAATAGCATGATTAACCGAGCTATACAAGATGGATTTCATACCCTTCTGCCAATAGGAAGATATCCCATAGCTCATCTACACATTGAGATGGATCCAAGTCTTGTAGATGTAAACGTGCATCCATCTAAAATGGAAGTTCGCCTTAGTAAAGAGCAAGAACTATTTGCGATAATTTCTCAATCAGTCAAAGACGTTTTTCGACAAGAAACATTAATTCCATCTGCTACTGCTCCTCATGTAAAGCGGACGAGAGAACAACCAAAAACAGAACAACCTAGTTTTGAATTGGATCATAAACAAATAGAAGGTCAAAAGACAGAGCCTATTGAAGTTGAAAAAGTAGAAATAACGCCGAAAAAGGATATTATTTCTGAATCACAAGATGTATATCAACCAGAAGAAAAACCAGTTCTAGAAGATGTACTAGTTGTTCAGGAAATGGAAATGCAACCGGATAATCATAAAGAAAGAATTCCGCCTCTATATCCTATTGGGCAAATGCATGGCACCTATATCATTGCTCAAAATGAAACAGGTTTGTATTTAGTTGATCAACATGCAGCTCAGGAGAGAATTAAATACGAATTTTATCGAGATAAAATTGGCCAAGTAGACCATGAAGTGCAAGAATTACTGGTCCCCCTAACGTTTGATGTATCTGGAAGTGAAGCGATGGCTTTGGAAGAGCACAGAGAAATCTTAAAAAAGTTCGGCCTTCATCTAGAAGACTTTGGTCATAATAGCTATTGTTTACGAGCACATCCTACATGGTTTCCTAAGGGAGAAGAAGTGGATATGGTCGAAGGAATTTTAGAACAAGTGAAGCAAACGAAAAAAGTTGATATAGCAAAGCTACGGGAAGAAACAGCCATTATGATGAGTTGTAAAGCCTCTATAAAAGCCAATCATCATTTACGAAATGATGAAATTCAACAACTTTTAGATACATTACGAGATTCTCAGGATCCATTCACATGCCCGCACGGAAGACCAATTATTATATCTTTCTCCGTGTATGAGTTAGAAAAAATGTTTAAACGAGTTATATAG
- a CDS encoding DUF2533 family protein, which produces MSVHQEISAHSAKQHERIQQFAFLDSQREKAIDEAIAQCKAGNPINVDAINVWTEKINELAKQGIVPQRLVVTEKMVRDYVEKK; this is translated from the coding sequence ATGAGTGTACACCAAGAAATTTCTGCTCATTCAGCAAAGCAGCATGAAAGAATTCAACAATTTGCGTTTTTAGATTCGCAACGAGAAAAAGCAATTGACGAAGCGATAGCACAATGTAAGGCTGGTAATCCTATAAATGTGGATGCCATAAATGTTTGGACAGAAAAAATTAATGAACTAGCTAAGCAAGGAATTGTGCCACAAAGATTGGTTGTAACGGAAAAAATGGTCCGTGATTACGTGGAGAAGAAATAA
- the miaA gene encoding tRNA (adenosine(37)-N6)-dimethylallyltransferase MiaA produces the protein MKKEIDFGIIIGPTAVGKTSMSIKLAKALNAEIISGDSMQIYKQLDIGTAKISSDEMEGVPHHLIDFLDPSASYSVADFQRDVREKISEIKSRNKFPLIVGGTGLYIQAVLYDYQFVEEKTDDTIRRKLEEKREQEGIEKLYEELLGIDPSAKDAIHPNNHRRVIRALEIFYQTGKTLSEQQQNQVSAPLYHAPIVGLTMDRELLYRRINQRVDIMMAKGLLQEVESLKKAGVDEVQSVQAIGYKELYDYLEGKYTLEEAIELIKQQSRRYAKRQLTWFRNKMDVQWFDLTNEKAHGEIYEEILHIFKGESK, from the coding sequence ATGAAGAAAGAAATTGACTTTGGAATTATAATTGGTCCTACAGCTGTAGGGAAAACTAGTATGAGTATAAAATTAGCAAAAGCTCTTAATGCAGAAATTATTAGTGGAGATTCTATGCAAATTTACAAACAGCTAGATATTGGGACTGCGAAAATTAGTTCAGATGAAATGGAAGGAGTGCCTCACCATTTAATTGATTTTCTAGACCCTTCTGCGTCATATTCTGTTGCGGACTTTCAAAGAGATGTTAGAGAAAAAATCTCAGAGATCAAAAGTAGAAATAAGTTCCCGTTAATTGTTGGTGGGACAGGCTTATACATACAAGCTGTTTTATATGACTATCAATTTGTAGAAGAGAAAACAGATGACACGATTAGAAGAAAATTGGAAGAAAAACGTGAGCAAGAAGGGATAGAAAAACTTTACGAAGAGCTACTTGGAATTGATCCTTCCGCAAAAGATGCGATTCATCCTAACAACCACCGTAGAGTCATTCGAGCGCTAGAAATCTTTTATCAAACAGGCAAGACGCTTAGTGAACAACAACAAAATCAAGTTAGTGCTCCTCTTTATCATGCACCGATTGTCGGACTTACCATGGATAGAGAACTTTTGTACAGAAGAATTAATCAACGTGTAGATATAATGATGGCAAAAGGGCTGTTACAAGAAGTGGAATCATTAAAGAAGGCTGGTGTGGATGAGGTTCAATCCGTTCAAGCTATTGGATATAAAGAGTTGTATGATTATCTAGAAGGGAAATATACACTAGAGGAAGCAATTGAACTGATTAAACAACAGTCCAGAAGGTATGCCAAAAGACAATTGACTTGGTTTAGAAATAAGATGGATGTTCAATGGTTTGATCTGACAAATGAAAAAGCCCACGGAGAAATTTATGAAGAAATTTTGCATATTTTTAAAGGAGAATCAAAATAG
- the hfq gene encoding RNA chaperone Hfq, whose product MKQSVNIQDQFLNQLRKEGTPVTVFLLNGFQIRGLIKGFDNFTVLFESEGKQQLVFKHAISTFAPSRNVSIQYEDTSS is encoded by the coding sequence ATGAAACAAAGCGTTAATATTCAAGATCAATTCTTAAATCAATTACGTAAAGAAGGAACACCGGTAACTGTTTTTCTTTTAAATGGGTTTCAAATCCGTGGGTTAATTAAAGGATTCGATAACTTTACTGTTTTATTTGAGTCTGAAGGTAAACAACAACTAGTGTTTAAGCATGCTATCTCAACTTTTGCACCTTCTCGAAACGTTTCTATCCAATACGAAGATACTTCATCTTAA
- the spoVK gene encoding stage V sporulation protein K has protein sequence MEQPFRMKNNGQISIVLGSEKRNKVKELPKHSDEVVKQHAVQHAALKEIEDELSTLVGMEEMKKLIKEVYAWIHVNKVRESAGLRSGKQALHMMFKGNPGTGKTTVARLIGKLFAKMNVLSKGHVVEVERADIVGEYIGHTAQKTRQVIKNAMGGILFIDEAYSLSRGGEKDFGKEAIDTLVKHMEDKQHEFILILAGYSREMDYFLSLNPGLQSRFPVVFQFPDYTIDQLMEISSRMLEDKEYRLSEDAEKKLKEHLYYTKSATGPTGFSNGRYVRNVIEKAIRAQSMRLLVENRFDRHELMTLRSRDFNLVTEEKRDL, from the coding sequence ATGGAACAACCGTTTCGTATGAAAAATAATGGACAAATAAGTATTGTTTTGGGGTCTGAAAAAAGAAATAAAGTAAAAGAACTCCCAAAACATTCAGATGAAGTTGTTAAACAACACGCAGTGCAACACGCTGCTTTAAAAGAAATAGAAGATGAGCTGTCTACATTAGTAGGAATGGAAGAAATGAAGAAGTTAATTAAAGAAGTGTATGCTTGGATACATGTAAATAAAGTAAGGGAATCTGCTGGACTTCGTTCTGGTAAACAAGCTCTTCACATGATGTTTAAAGGAAATCCTGGTACAGGAAAAACTACAGTAGCTAGGTTAATTGGTAAATTGTTTGCAAAGATGAATGTTCTATCTAAAGGGCATGTTGTAGAAGTGGAAAGAGCAGATATTGTTGGAGAATATATCGGACACACTGCTCAAAAAACTCGGCAAGTAATAAAAAATGCAATGGGTGGGATACTTTTTATAGACGAAGCGTATTCCTTGAGTCGTGGTGGCGAGAAAGATTTTGGGAAAGAAGCAATAGATACTTTAGTGAAACACATGGAAGATAAACAGCATGAATTTATTTTAATTTTAGCTGGATATTCTCGTGAGATGGATTACTTCTTAAGTTTAAATCCTGGTTTGCAATCAAGGTTTCCGGTAGTTTTTCAGTTTCCAGATTATACGATTGATCAGTTAATGGAGATAAGTAGTAGAATGCTTGAGGATAAAGAATATAGATTGAGTGAGGATGCGGAGAAAAAACTGAAAGAACATCTTTACTACACCAAAAGCGCTACTGGACCTACGGGCTTCTCTAATGGAAGATATGTGAGAAACGTGATTGAAAAGGCAATTAGAGCACAGTCTATGAGATTACTAGTAGAAAATCGTTTTGATCGCCATGAATTAATGACGTTAAGGAGTAGAGATTTTAATTTGGTAACAGAAGAAAAAAGAGATTTGTAG
- a CDS encoding alanine/glycine:cation symporter family protein, giving the protein MTQWIVEINGFLMSKWLVILLIGAGLFFTIRVRGFQLRLFKDIRKLFSEDSAIDRGKGEISSFQSFCIGAATRIGTGNMAGVAMALTIGGPGAIIWMWLVAILGGATSFVESTLAQIYKVRDGQGFKGGPAYYMERALGKRWLGILFGVFVAITFGLIFNSVQSNTIALAFDQSFSVSPVVSSVILTVATALVIFGGTQRIAKLSATIVPVMAVVYLLVSIVVLVLNVTEIPAVLMTMFKQAFGIEQVVGGGIGVAVMQGVMRGLFSNEAGMGSAPHAAATATVSHPAKQGIIQTLGVYVDTLLICTSTAVIILMADAFGQTDATGIELLQLALTEHLGGWAGQFVAICILLFAFTTIIGSYFYGETNITNINNRKEVLTAYRVVVLGMVAYGALAPLATVWTLAELFMAIIASINLVSILFISPIAIKALKDYQEQRKKGLYLNFIKILFLV; this is encoded by the coding sequence ATGACACAATGGATTGTAGAAATTAATGGTTTTTTAATGTCGAAGTGGTTAGTTATTCTCCTGATTGGAGCTGGATTGTTTTTTACGATCCGTGTAAGAGGGTTTCAATTACGATTATTTAAAGATATTCGGAAATTATTTTCAGAAGATTCCGCTATAGATAGAGGTAAGGGAGAAATTTCTAGCTTCCAATCTTTTTGTATAGGAGCAGCTACTAGAATTGGAACAGGAAACATGGCAGGTGTTGCGATGGCTCTTACGATTGGTGGACCTGGAGCAATTATTTGGATGTGGCTTGTAGCAATTCTTGGTGGTGCAACTAGTTTTGTAGAATCCACTTTGGCTCAAATATATAAAGTGAGAGATGGACAAGGGTTCAAAGGTGGACCTGCTTACTACATGGAACGAGCACTAGGTAAGCGTTGGTTAGGAATATTATTTGGAGTATTTGTAGCAATTACCTTTGGATTAATTTTTAATTCTGTTCAGTCCAATACGATTGCGCTGGCATTTGATCAGTCATTCTCTGTTAGCCCAGTTGTAAGTTCCGTTATTTTAACGGTAGCAACAGCATTAGTAATCTTTGGAGGAACACAACGAATTGCTAAATTATCTGCAACAATTGTACCCGTGATGGCGGTTGTTTATTTACTGGTATCCATTGTAGTATTGGTTCTTAATGTAACAGAAATACCTGCCGTTCTTATGACGATGTTCAAGCAAGCTTTTGGGATAGAGCAGGTTGTAGGCGGTGGAATTGGTGTAGCTGTCATGCAGGGTGTAATGAGAGGTCTTTTCTCAAATGAAGCAGGAATGGGTTCTGCGCCTCACGCAGCAGCAACAGCAACAGTATCGCATCCAGCAAAACAAGGTATTATTCAAACGTTAGGTGTGTATGTAGATACATTATTAATTTGTACTTCTACTGCTGTCATTATTTTAATGGCGGATGCTTTTGGACAAACAGATGCTACAGGAATTGAATTACTTCAGTTAGCACTTACTGAACATTTAGGTGGTTGGGCTGGACAATTTGTAGCGATTTGTATTTTATTATTCGCGTTTACAACGATTATCGGATCTTATTTCTATGGTGAAACAAACATTACTAATATAAATAATAGAAAAGAAGTGTTAACTGCATATCGTGTAGTAGTTCTAGGAATGGTTGCATATGGCGCTTTAGCCCCATTAGCAACAGTTTGGACATTAGCAGAATTGTTTATGGCCATTATTGCTTCCATAAACTTAGTATCCATTCTGTTTATCTCTCCAATAGCTATTAAAGCATTAAAAGATTATCAAGAACAAAGAAAAAAAGGGTTATACCTCAATTTTATAAAGATTCTATTCCTGGTTTAA
- a CDS encoding thiol-disulfide oxidoreductase DCC family protein: MNRVVLFDGECNMCNSAVQFIIKRDSQAKFLFTSLQSEKGKELLRNHKLSMDLNSMVYIKNNKAFTRSTAVLLIARELDGLWPITSCAFIIPGFIRDFVYRYVAKNRLKWFGKKDLCRLPTAKERARFLE, encoded by the coding sequence ATGAACAGAGTTGTTTTGTTTGATGGCGAATGTAACATGTGTAATTCTGCTGTACAGTTTATTATCAAGAGAGACTCACAAGCAAAATTTCTATTTACTTCTTTACAAAGCGAAAAAGGGAAAGAACTTTTACGTAACCACAAGTTAAGCATGGATTTAAATTCGATGGTGTATATAAAAAATAATAAGGCCTTCACTCGATCCACCGCTGTATTATTAATCGCCAGAGAATTAGATGGCTTATGGCCAATCACTAGTTGTGCATTCATTATTCCTGGATTTATTAGAGATTTCGTTTACCGTTATGTTGCAAAAAATAGGTTAAAATGGTTTGGCAAGAAAGATCTTTGTAGATTACCTACAGCCAAAGAGCGTGCTAGGTTTTTAGAGTAA
- a CDS encoding trimeric intracellular cation channel family protein, whose translation MTWEVFSILGTIAFAVSGAIIAMEEEYDILGVYILGIVTAFGGGAIRNLLIGVPVSALWEQGIYFQIALLSTTAVFLFPNNLLKHWRRWGNFFDAIGLSAFAIQGALYADNMEHPLSAVIVAAVLTGSGGGIVRDLLAGRKPIVLRSEIYAVWAILAGLFIGTGLASSPFELYLLFGFVTAMRILSYTFNWRLPNRSLRAAHTNPS comes from the coding sequence GTGACTTGGGAAGTATTTAGTATTTTAGGAACCATTGCTTTTGCTGTATCTGGTGCAATCATAGCTATGGAGGAAGAATATGATATTTTAGGAGTATATATATTAGGTATTGTAACGGCATTTGGTGGTGGAGCTATTCGCAACTTGTTAATTGGTGTACCTGTTTCAGCATTATGGGAGCAAGGTATCTATTTTCAAATTGCATTACTTTCTACAACGGCTGTCTTTTTATTTCCTAATAACTTACTAAAGCATTGGAGAAGGTGGGGTAATTTCTTTGACGCTATCGGACTCTCTGCTTTTGCAATTCAAGGCGCACTTTATGCAGATAATATGGAGCACCCACTAAGCGCTGTAATTGTAGCCGCAGTTTTAACAGGTAGCGGTGGAGGAATTGTGAGAGATTTACTAGCTGGAAGAAAACCAATCGTTTTGCGTTCTGAAATATATGCAGTGTGGGCAATTTTAGCTGGTTTATTTATTGGAACAGGTTTGGCTTCTTCCCCCTTTGAATTATATTTATTATTCGGTTTTGTAACTGCAATGAGAATTCTATCTTACACATTTAACTGGAGATTACCGAATAGGAGTCTACGAGCTGCACATACAAATCCCTCTTAA